In Zingiber officinale cultivar Zhangliang chromosome 3B, Zo_v1.1, whole genome shotgun sequence, a single window of DNA contains:
- the LOC122055746 gene encoding uncharacterized protein LOC122055746, which yields MESLPSKGRPIAAEKDGDEIDLTLRLSVGGGVEKKKKKNKKKKNPAPRVDRAGDRMPVKERPTQEDRAALEFQMKQSRAGDRAAKEEELSSGDRSRDPPKDGRNGAARIPNPNPNPNPNPDLFIWKHPLPVVYPYHHLQYLPTPNGFPFGLPFVMPCWASTFPAAAVAGGENLGHKIMPRPVASGGPPVQVRAATNPCHGGLDSEKGIGDFVTGKTPAKINSTGSSASSLSNHRSGSFQGGCVSSVDSRNSSIPEEDAAKKLVSGPHRVSNTKSLERTASVNKPSSSTACKLSLSRRLPLVSATGDGPDGRTVNGFLYRYNSESAVRIQCICHGRSFTPAEFVGHAGVADVSQPLKQIVVVGGEGSR from the exons ATGGAATCGTTGCCCTCGAAGGGAAGGCCAATCGCAGCGGAGAAGGACGGCGATGAAATCGATCTCACACTTAGACTCTCCGTCGGCGGGGGcgtcgagaagaagaagaagaagaataagaagaagaagaaccctgcTCCGAGAGTCGATCGCGCCGGCGATCGGATGCCGGTGAAGGAGAGGCCGACACAGGAGGATCGGGCGGCGCTGGAGTTCCAGATGAAGCAATCTAGGGCGGGGGATCGGGCGGCGAAGGAAGAGGAGCTTTCATCCGGCGATCGGTCAAGGGATCCCCCCAAAGATGGGAGAAATGGGGCTGCCCGAATCCCTAACCCTAATCCTAATCCTAATCCTAATCCTGATCTATTTATCTGGAAGCATCCTCTTCCGGTGGTGTACCCTTACCACCACTTGCAGTACTTGCCGACGCCGAACGGCTTTCCGTTCGGGTTGCCCTTCGTGATGCCTTGCTGGGCATCGACATTCCCAGCGGCGGCGGTGGCCGGAGGAGAGAACCTGGGCCATAAGATTATGCCTCGACCGGTGGCTTCCGGTGGTCCTCCTGTTCAGGTGAGGGCCGCTACGAATCCTTGCCATGGTGGTTTAGATAGCGAAAAAGGGATCGGAGACTTCGTGACTGGAAAGACTCCAGCCAAGATCAATTCGACCGGGAGCAGCGCGTCTTCGCTCTCGAATCACCGAAGTGGATCTTTTCAAG GAGGGTGCGTTAGCAGTGTTGATTCGAGGAACAGTTCAATCCCTGAAGAAGATGCGGCAAAGAAGCTGGTATCAGGGCCTCACAGAGTGTCCAACACCAAGTCACTCGAGCGCACGGCCTCCGTCAATAAGCCTTCCTCTTCCACTGCCTGCAAACTTTCGCTGTCGCGGCGACTGCCATTAGTCTCGGCGACCGGCGACGGACCGGACGGGAGGACCGTCAATGGCTTCTTGTACAGGTACAACTCCGAGTCTGCGGTGAGGATCCAGTGCATCTGCCACGGTAGATCCTTCACACCGGCGGAGTTCGTCGGGCACGCCGGCGTCGCCGACGTATCCCAGCCGCTGAAGCAGATTGTTGTGGTCGGCGGAGAGGGAAGCAGATAA